One Candidatus Binatota bacterium genomic window carries:
- a CDS encoding DegT/DnrJ/EryC1/StrS aminotransferase family protein, translating into MKEFLPFHRPYLGDEEIAEVVDTLKSGWLTMGPKTVRFEEKFAQAVGVRHAVAVSSCTAALHIAMVAGEVGEGDEVITSPYTFPSTISTILQAGARPVLVDTLEDSPNINPALVARSCNDATRVILPIHIAGVPCDMAAISELAENCGAWVLQDAAHALGTEYRGVPVGGLGRVSAYSLYAGKNITTGEGGVLATDDEELADAARMIRLHGISRDAWKRYSAEGSWYYEVSRQGFKYNMTDINAAIGIHQLDRLQGFQERRVELARLYTELLEGLPGIKTPAPCTDGVSAWHLYIMRLKPAELRCSRNDFIDMLKADNIGTSVHFIPAHYHPWFQERLGLGRDSFKNASNLFETSISLPFFPTMTDDDVAAVANSVRRIAGEQRA; encoded by the coding sequence CTGAAAGAATTTCTTCCTTTCCATCGCCCGTACCTCGGGGACGAGGAGATCGCCGAGGTGGTGGATACCCTGAAGTCCGGGTGGCTTACCATGGGGCCGAAGACCGTGCGTTTCGAAGAGAAATTTGCACAGGCGGTCGGGGTTCGCCACGCCGTCGCGGTCTCTTCGTGTACGGCAGCGCTTCATATAGCCATGGTGGCCGGTGAGGTCGGAGAGGGCGACGAAGTCATAACCAGCCCCTATACCTTTCCCTCGACCATCTCGACTATTCTCCAGGCTGGCGCCAGGCCGGTTCTCGTGGACACTTTGGAGGATTCTCCCAACATAAATCCAGCGCTCGTGGCTCGGAGCTGCAATGATGCCACGCGGGTCATCCTGCCCATACACATCGCCGGTGTGCCCTGCGACATGGCCGCGATCAGCGAGCTTGCCGAGAACTGCGGTGCCTGGGTGCTGCAAGATGCGGCTCACGCCCTGGGCACCGAGTACCGGGGTGTCCCGGTTGGTGGCCTAGGCCGGGTATCGGCGTACAGTCTCTACGCTGGCAAGAACATTACCACCGGGGAGGGAGGCGTGCTGGCTACCGACGATGAGGAGCTGGCCGACGCGGCGCGCATGATCCGGCTTCACGGTATCTCGCGGGACGCGTGGAAACGCTATTCGGCCGAGGGGAGCTGGTACTACGAAGTTTCGCGGCAGGGCTTCAAGTACAACATGACCGACATCAACGCGGCCATAGGCATTCACCAGCTCGACCGACTGCAGGGGTTCCAGGAAAGGCGTGTTGAATTGGCGAGGCTCTACACCGAGCTGCTCGAAGGTCTACCGGGCATCAAGACGCCGGCGCCCTGTACCGATGGCGTGTCGGCGTGGCACCTGTATATTATGAGGCTCAAGCCCGCAGAACTGCGCTGTTCGCGGAACGATTTCATCGACATGCTCAAGGCCGACAACATAGGTACCAGTGTCCATTTCATTCCTGCCCACTACCACCCGTGGTTCCAGGAACGGCTCGGTCTCGGCCGCGACAGTTTCAAGAATGCCTCGAATCTGTTCGAGACCTCTATCTCGTTGCCGTTCTTCCCGACGATGACTGACGATGACGTGGCCGCGGTGGCCAATAGTGTCAGGAGAATAGCAGGGGAGCAGCGGGCATGA
- a CDS encoding colanic acid biosynthesis glycosyltransferase WcaL — MRRLAYLFPAFPVLHQTFTVGEVLGLKRRGYDLRLVSLKPRSKGQQQPEALPLIEETAYCPRILAPAMLAATLRALTSRPFKALGLVGYVFTAWRDVPERVAGDRGGVSTMGLQERADAFLKSNDLLYLLRSFAMLPYAFYLAELFEREGIEHVHAHWATYPTTVAMLVRRWSGIPYSFTAHAYDIHVVARLLPEKIRSAEFVVTCARVNANYLASTVDRDESDKIHVNYHGADLERFSLARKEEHEVFRVMTCGSLEEYKGIHYLFDAIAVLAQRGISVSCDVAGDGPQRAFLEKKATELGISARVTFHGYIDHNRLSGLYRAADIFALPSIVLGRYGKQDVIPNVLAEAMATGLPVIGSNISGVPELIDDGVDGILVEQRDSEGLADAIARLHGDADLALRIGSAARMKVEDIWDREKNLVELGAIINSYLRSGEAGGL, encoded by the coding sequence ATGCGCCGCCTGGCCTACCTCTTTCCGGCGTTTCCGGTCCTACACCAGACCTTTACCGTGGGTGAGGTGCTCGGGCTGAAGCGACGTGGCTATGATCTGCGCCTGGTTTCCCTGAAGCCAAGAAGCAAGGGCCAGCAACAGCCCGAAGCTCTTCCGCTGATTGAAGAGACTGCTTACTGCCCGCGAATCCTTGCGCCGGCTATGCTCGCAGCAACCCTGCGGGCATTAACTTCCCGCCCCTTCAAGGCGCTGGGCCTGGTCGGCTATGTGTTCACGGCCTGGAGAGATGTGCCAGAGCGCGTCGCGGGCGACCGCGGGGGTGTAAGCACTATGGGGCTTCAAGAACGCGCAGACGCGTTCTTGAAGAGCAACGACCTGCTCTACCTGCTGCGTTCTTTTGCCATGTTGCCCTACGCTTTCTACCTCGCCGAGCTTTTCGAGAGAGAGGGCATAGAACACGTACACGCGCACTGGGCCACCTATCCCACCACGGTGGCCATGCTCGTACGCAGGTGGAGCGGGATTCCTTACAGCTTCACGGCCCACGCCTACGACATCCACGTGGTGGCCAGGCTGCTACCGGAAAAGATCAGGTCGGCTGAGTTCGTGGTTACCTGCGCGAGGGTGAACGCAAACTACCTCGCGTCGACGGTAGACCGGGATGAGTCCGACAAGATCCACGTGAACTACCACGGCGCGGACCTCGAACGTTTCAGCCTGGCCAGGAAGGAAGAGCACGAGGTCTTCAGGGTGATGACCTGCGGCAGCCTCGAAGAATACAAGGGAATCCACTACCTGTTCGACGCCATCGCCGTTCTGGCGCAGCGCGGCATAAGCGTGAGTTGCGACGTGGCCGGCGACGGCCCACAGCGGGCTTTTCTTGAAAAAAAAGCCACAGAACTTGGAATTTCAGCGCGTGTGACATTCCATGGCTATATTGATCACAACCGATTATCAGGGCTCTACAGGGCTGCTGATATTTTTGCCCTTCCCAGTATCGTGCTCGGGCGCTACGGTAAGCAGGACGTAATTCCCAATGTACTGGCAGAGGCGATGGCCACGGGCCTTCCGGTTATCGGATCCAATATATCGGGTGTGCCCGAGCTCATCGATGACGGTGTAGACGGGATCCTCGTTGAGCAACGAGACAGCGAGGGGTTGGCTGATGCCATAGCCCGCCTGCACGGGGACGCAGACCTGGCCCTGCGCATTGGTTCGGCGGCGCGAATGAAAGTGGAAGATATCTGGGACAGGGAGAAAAACCTCGTTGAACTGGGGGCTATTATCAACAGCTATCTGCGGTCCGGCGAGGCGGGCGGATTGTGA